CGATCTCGACTCTGCACCGGCTCGGACTCGAACGTGTTGTTCCCGACACCGAGGCTTTGGGACGCACCGTCGGCACGCTGTCCGGCGGCGAGACGGTGCTGCTCGGTCTCACCGCGACCCTTCTGAAAAATCCGCAGGTGCTGCTGCTGGACGAGCCGACCAACAATCTCGACCAGTTGGCGCGCGCCCGGGTTCATGCTGCCGTCCAACAATTCCCCGGCACTGTCGTGGTCGTGAGCCACGACCGGGACTTGTTGAACAGCATGGAATTCACCGTGGAACTTCGTCGCGGACATCTTCGGACATTCGGTGGTAACTACTCCCTGTACCAGGAGGTGACAACGGCGGAACAGGAAAATGCACTGGCTGCCGTTCGCGACGCCAAGACCGATCTGGCAAAGCAGAGCCGCGAATTAGTCGAGGCGCGAACCAAACTGGATCGCCGCAAGCGATACGGCCAGAAGATTCAGGACGAGAAGCGGCTACCGCCGATCCTGGCGCAGACCCGCAAGCGTAAAGCCGAGGTATCGGCGGGAAAACTGTCAGTCAGCCATATCGGCAAGGTCGACGACGCGAAGTCCGCTCTTGCCGATGCGGAGAAGTTACTTCGCGACGATCGCGAAATCCGTCTGGATCTTCCTGATACACAGGTACATCCGGGGCAGAAGGTGGCGTCACTCGAGAATGTTCCACTGCGCAGTGGCCAGATTGCCTCTCTGCATGTCACCGGCCCGGAACGTATCGCGATTGTGGGGCCCAACGGAATCGGGAAGACAACCCTTCTCGACGCACTGGTGGAGGCGCAGCCCTATGTTCCCTGCCGCGTACTTCGTCAGCGGCTGGACGTGTTCGACGAGAGCCTGTCGGTAGCCGAGAATGTTGCAGTGGCCGCGCCACATGCAACCAGCGAGGAAATCCGCGGACAACTGGCTCGATTCCTTTTCCGCGGAACCGATTCCGATGTGACTGCGTCTGCGTTGTCCGGCGGTGAACGTCTCCGCGCCGCGTTGGCGACCATCCTCCTTGCTCAGCCCGCTCCCAAACTCTTGATATTGGACGAGCCGACCAACAATCTGGACCTCCCGAGCCTTGCCCATCTCACGCAAGCGCTTCACGATTTCCGGGGCGCACTGGTTGTTGTCAGCCACGATCTTCCGTTCCTGCGGGAGATCAACATCACCCGATGGATCAGGATGGACGAGAACGGAATTCATGACATCGATCCCGAGTAGCGACGACGCCAACCCCACGTCCATAATGGATCGGTGATGCAGGACGCGAGAAACCCCGTTGACGGTACCCGGATCGCGTACCAGGTTGTGGGGACTGGAACGCCTCTGCTGATGGTTCACGGCAGCGCCCTGTCGCATTCGATCTGGCGCGGTTTCGGCTATGTCAAAGCTCTGCAGGATCACTACCGGATGATCCTGGTCGACATGCGCGGCCACGGTCGCAGCGAGAAGCCGCACACGTCCGATTCCTACGCGATGGATCTGGTGGTCGGCGATCTCCTCGAGGTCCTCGACACCGAGTCACCGTTCGAACCCGCCCACGTCCTGGGGTATTCGTTCGGCGGGCGCGCAACACTGTCTTTGGCTATCGAGCACTCCGAACGGGTGCGGTCGCTGACCGTCGGCGGCGGGAGCAGCAGACCCATGACCGGCGCGTTCGACGCGCTCTTCTTCCCGGGCTGCGTCGACGCCCTCGAGGAGGGTGGGATCGAAGGCTTTCTCGACGGCTGGGGCGCCAGGCGCGGCAGGCCGGTCGATCCGCAGACCGCGGCGGCGTTTCGGCGGAACGATCCACTCGCACTGGCCGCGTATATGCGGCGGTCCGACACCGAACCGGGAATCGACGACAATGTGCTTCGCGAGATGATCACTCCGACATTGATGTTCGTCGGATCCAGGGACCGGGAGCGGCGACCCGATACCGAGCACGCCGCGTCCCTGATCCCGGACTGTTCGCTCACCGTCATCGACGGCACCGACCATGCCAGTGCCGTCGCGGCGTCTGACGCTGTTCTAGCGTCGTTGATTCCTTTTCTGCGCCGGCACTAGCCCAACAGTCCCTTTGCGATGTGCGTGACCTGAATTTCGTTGCTGCCGGCGTAGATCATGAGTGACTTCGCGTCACGGGCCAACTGTTCGACGCGATACTCGGCCATGTAGCCGTTTCCGCCGAACAACTGGACGGCTTCCATGGCAACTTCGGTTGCCGCGCGCGAGGAGTACAGCTTCATCGCCGACGCCTCCGCGAGGGTCACCTTGTCGCCGGCGGCGGTGCGCTCGATCGCGTTGAAGACCATGTTCTGCACATTGATTCGAGCTACTTCCATCTCGGCGAGCTTGAGTTGGATGAGCTGGAACTGTCCGATTTCGCGGCCCCACAGTTTGCGGGACTTGGCGTAGTCGATGCAGAGCCGGTGACATTCGTTGATGATTCCGAGGGACAGGGATGCAATGCCGATGCGTTCGGCGGCAAAGCTTTCCTTGGCACTGGACTTTCCGTCGGATTTTCCGCTGTCTTCCGTTTCGCCGAGCAGGCGGTCCTTGGTGATGCGGACGTTGTCGAAGAACAGCTCGCCGGTGGGTGAGGAGTTCATGCCCATCTTCTTGAACGGTGGGCTCTGGGTGAACCCTTCCATGCCCTTGTCGAGAATGAACGCGAGCACCTTGCGGTCGCGGCGGTCGACGGAGGAGTCGCCTTCGTCAAGCTTGGCGTAAACGATGGTGACGTCGGCGTACGGTCCGTTGGTGATGAACGTCTTGTTGCCGTTGAGGATGTAGTCGTCGCCGTCGCGTCGAACGTAGGATTTCATGCCGCCGAAGGCGTCGGATCCGGAATCAGGTTCGGTGATCGCCCAGGCGCCGACGGTCTCGAAGGTGACCAGTCCGGGCAGCCACCGTTCCTTCTGCGCGAGGGTGCCGCGGCTGCGGATCGTTCCGGCCGCAAGCCCGAGGCTGACGCCCAGCGACGCGACCAGACCAAGGCTCACGCCGGCCAGTTCGCTGTTGAGCACGACGCCCATGCTCCCGGCCCCACTGAAGGCGCTCCCCTTCTCACCGTCGCGGGCTGGTGCGTCGCCGCGCTCGCGGGCGAGTGATTTTTCGAGGCCCTCGCGTGCCATGTCGGCCAATCCGAAGGTCGAGTACAGCTTTCGGATGATGTCGAAAGGTGGGAGCGCTCCGCTTTCGAGTTCGTCGACGTGCGGCCGCACCTCCTTGTCGATAAAGCCCCGCAAGGCGTCGCGGAACATCAGGTCGGTGTCGGACCACTCATACATGTGCGTGCACTCCACTCGCTGAACGATCGGCTGCCGGAAAACAGCCTCACCTCGAATATAGAACACGTTCCAGTTAATGGGGTAGAACTGAGTGGAAGGAACTCAGCTGATCAGTCCCATCCGCTGTGAAAGCCACTCGAGTTCCTGCTTCATAGCGGCCGACCACACGACAAAACTATGGCCGCCGGGCAGTTCGACGTACTTGACGTTCATGCCCGCTGCTTTGGCCGCGTCGTAGATCTTCTGCTGACCGGGCTTGAAGTCGTTGTCGTCGGTTCCGACCACCACGATG
The nucleotide sequence above comes from Rhodococcus sp. KBS0724. Encoded proteins:
- a CDS encoding acyl-CoA dehydrogenase family protein, with protein sequence MYEWSDTDLMFRDALRGFIDKEVRPHVDELESGALPPFDIIRKLYSTFGLADMAREGLEKSLARERGDAPARDGEKGSAFSGAGSMGVVLNSELAGVSLGLVASLGVSLGLAAGTIRSRGTLAQKERWLPGLVTFETVGAWAITEPDSGSDAFGGMKSYVRRDGDDYILNGNKTFITNGPYADVTIVYAKLDEGDSSVDRRDRKVLAFILDKGMEGFTQSPPFKKMGMNSSPTGELFFDNVRITKDRLLGETEDSGKSDGKSSAKESFAAERIGIASLSLGIINECHRLCIDYAKSRKLWGREIGQFQLIQLKLAEMEVARINVQNMVFNAIERTAAGDKVTLAEASAMKLYSSRAATEVAMEAVQLFGGNGYMAEYRVEQLARDAKSLMIYAGSNEIQVTHIAKGLLG
- a CDS encoding alpha/beta fold hydrolase → MQDARNPVDGTRIAYQVVGTGTPLLMVHGSALSHSIWRGFGYVKALQDHYRMILVDMRGHGRSEKPHTSDSYAMDLVVGDLLEVLDTESPFEPAHVLGYSFGGRATLSLAIEHSERVRSLTVGGGSSRPMTGAFDALFFPGCVDALEEGGIEGFLDGWGARRGRPVDPQTAAAFRRNDPLALAAYMRRSDTEPGIDDNVLREMITPTLMFVGSRDRERRPDTEHAASLIPDCSLTVIDGTDHASAVAASDAVLASLIPFLRRH
- a CDS encoding ABC-F family ATP-binding cassette domain-containing protein, with translation MTHSHSSLSLSDLTFTWPDGEPVFAGLSFVFPSGRVGLVGLNGSGKSTLLRVIAGRLSPDAGSVHASGEIGYLRQDITLDPNVRVDDILDIADLRIALHRIETGAGTEADFALAEGNWDIEERAISTLHRLGLERVVPDTEALGRTVGTLSGGETVLLGLTATLLKNPQVLLLDEPTNNLDQLARARVHAAVQQFPGTVVVVSHDRDLLNSMEFTVELRRGHLRTFGGNYSLYQEVTTAEQENALAAVRDAKTDLAKQSRELVEARTKLDRRKRYGQKIQDEKRLPPILAQTRKRKAEVSAGKLSVSHIGKVDDAKSALADAEKLLRDDREIRLDLPDTQVHPGQKVASLENVPLRSGQIASLHVTGPERIAIVGPNGIGKTTLLDALVEAQPYVPCRVLRQRLDVFDESLSVAENVAVAAPHATSEEIRGQLARFLFRGTDSDVTASALSGGERLRAALATILLAQPAPKLLILDEPTNNLDLPSLAHLTQALHDFRGALVVVSHDLPFLREINITRWIRMDENGIHDIDPE